The Malassezia vespertilionis chromosome 2, complete sequence genomic sequence ggcgctgcagctgcatcgctcggcgtgctgggcACGTCCAGCACTTTTCTGtcccagcgcagcgcagcgagcgtTTCCAGGAAATGTACGAGCATTGTAGGGTGGCCTACAAAGCTGGAaaacagcggcgcgggcgagcgccactcggcgcgcgtgtaGAGCTTGATCAACAGTTCCGTCGTCTCGGCTGGGAGGGCATTCAACAAAACATGTGCGTACTGCTGGACGTAGTACTCCGCTTGCGGGGGGGCGAGGGCTTGCAAGTAGTCGATGGCCTCGGCGGCGTTGTGCTTATCGCGGAGTTGGATGCTCAAATACGCTTCGTGGCACTTGTGCGTCTTGGCAAGGTACGCCGCCTGGTCGATAAAtccgctgcggcggcacaCAGAAATAGCGACAGGAACGTCGAAggccagcgcctcggtgTCCGTCGCGGTAAGGAAGCGGTCGAGGGCGTCGGTGTCGCCGAGCTTCGTGTAGCAATTGAGCAAAAGGGTGGTATGGTCGGCATTCGCGAGTCCGCTCGTATGCAGTGCTTGGAGGTAACGCGTAAGGAACTGgaggcgctgtgcatcaAGAAATTTGCGGACCACGTAGCTGGGCGGCACGACGCCAATCGTTTTGATAAATTGCAGCACGGCACCTTCAAAGTCACCTTTGGCGTACAGATAATCTCCGTAGCGGCGGTAGACGTCTGCAATAAGCATTGTTAGCGAGGAAGCGACACGCCGCTCATGCTGGACAGCGGGTAGAATTACTGCACTCGAAGCAAGCACAGGAAGCTGGACGCGAGGAAaccgcgcgacgctcgcgcagaGAAACGGGACTGCAAGCAGGTAGAGGTGCATGCGAAAGAGGTACTCGAGCTTTTCTTGCAGCGATTTCTCCTGAAACTGGAacttttgcgctgcgtgggTCACGACAGAAAAAAAGGATGCTGAGTCGCTGCCTGTTGTATTGCTGGTCCATAGTGTCTTGACGCCGGCTCCAAAGAGTGCCGTGTATGTGACGCATTTCGTGTCCAGGTCAAACACGGTGACCTGCGTAAGCTGGTGGGTTTtggtgccgcgcgcatcaaATACAAGAGGACGGTCCCCGCCTATAGTGCTGGTATGTGATTGACCTGGGGTGGAGAGCACAACAAGCTGGCCATGGAGTGCATAGACGCGCGATTTTGGGCCTTCCAACGCGATGGAAGCTTCGCGGCCTTGGGCGCCGACCAAGTAGATGGCCtcgtcgcgtgcaagcaCCATTTTGTAAGAGAGAGGAGAAGATATGCTCTCATCCGCACTCTGTACATTCAGCGCTTCATCGGAGCACGCTAGAAATTTGATTGCGCACCCGGGAGGAGATCCAGTGGTGTCAATCAGGGTCGGCGCCGTGTTGGCACTGGAACCAAGTGCCGTGTATCGCAGGGTTTTCGAGACAGTTGCAATAAGAAGGTGTACCGTGCGGTGTGTAGACCCGTGCTTCTGTACAAGCTCGTCGGTAAATGCAAGGCCTGTTATGGTATCCGGCAGCTCGGCGCCTTCCGCAGGCTCGTCGACCAGTGTTGCGTCGCGTGCAACCTTGATGCGCAGCAAGTCCTGCGCCGTGTCTTTGCCGGTAAGGGCAACATCGCGTATAAGCAGCACTTTGCCGTCCTCAAAGCCCGCCGCGATGAAATCTAGCTGGGGGTGCACTTCCAGGACACACAGCTTGGAACGTGCGTCGTGCAAGCGGCCTTGCGCCGTGAGCGTGGGTGAATAGGTGCCGCTTTCTTTGCGCCGTATCATCCATACACATAGTTCATACGGCGTATCCTCGCCATCGGTACCCACCGAGATCACGCCGAGCCCATCGCCGGTTACATTGGCGGCGCATAATGTGCCGTGTGCATGCCATGTAGCAATCTCTGTGTACGTATGCGCATCCATGACATAAATGTATCCATCGTCTGTGCCAAATACAAGTGCTCCGCGTCTGCCTGGCCAGGTATCGGGGCGCGGTGCGACGTATTCGACGCAGACGACACGGTCGGCGATCGTTTGCAACTGTACAGGAAGCATCGCCTGCTCCGAGTCTAGTGCCGCTGGCCGTGACTCAAAAAAGCTAAAGTTGTGCCATGATGTGAGGATCGTGTCCGAGTACTTGGACAAGGAccgcgagctcgtcgacaTCGCAACCGACCGAGGCATGTCAAAAACCGCTGGCCAGCAGGATGTGGAGACAGCAATGTGGAGGGTCGCATTCGCCCTACAGGCGCGTTGTTCGACGCACTTTGAGCACGTAGGAGCGTGTCGCTAAAGCAGTGAtaagcggcgcatggagtgcagcgcatggagtgcagcgcattgaGATTGTGCGCACAAGGTGCGGTATGTGAGGCAGAAAAAAGATGCTAGAGCCGATCGCACGCCGTGCAAGCTACAAGCTACGGACAAAGTCAGGATGGGTGATAATGTGCATCTTCACGACTATGCAGATAGAGAGCGAGACAACCAAGGGGCATACATTGTATGCCACAACTAGCAAGATTAGAAAGACTCGGAAAAGTCTCACTACAACAACTCACGTCGCCGTGAAACAAGCGGAAACTTCGCAACACACATTCATCCGTGACAAAAGCCATACGACGTCGTTGTGATCCGCTTAGAGAAGAACAGCGCCGGCAATAAGGCCAGCAAGACCAAGAGCAGCAACCTGCACGGCGGTGTTTTTGGTTGCCGCATCGTGCATGTTGACACCCATACCCTCGAGCTGGTCAGCAGTCTCCTTCGGGATATCCTCATCGTCTTGGGGGGTAAAGTCGTCATTGCCCTGAGCCCTGATGCTCTGAATAAGACCTTTGTAGAACGCCATCTGGATCGCAGAGGAGGAAACAGTGACGGTAGGGTAGTAAGTAAGGACAGAGCCGGCAAGCTCGTCAGCGACCTCGGAAACAGGGTAACCCTTCGGGCCAGAACTGTACTTGCCGATGAAGAAGTTAAGCAAGGAAGGCAGGTTGAAAGGAGGCACCTGGGTCGAGCTCGCAGTGCACTTGTAAGCCTCGTCCGTGTTGTAAAGCATAGAGCAAACATCGCTGTTGGAGTCCTTGCTGTCACCACCGTTGTCATTGTTGTCGCCGCCCTGCTTGGGAGGAGCAGAGGTCGGTTGCGCCGACGAAGCGGGGGCAGCCTTCGAATCGGCCGCAGGCGATGGCGCGGCAGCCGAGCCACCAGAAGACGCAGGGCCCTGAGCTGCGACACCAGCAATGGCAATAGCTAAAATTGCAAGGGGAGTGCTAAGCTTAACCATTGTAAACGGGTTTGGTGGTCCTGTATCAACAATGAAAAAACAATACCCGCCATCGAATTACGCGCAGAATTGTCACCGACCAACGTCCGACCGTCCGACGACGCCGGCATTCGCCAGGCTGCATATGGCAAAACATACAGCGCGTTGCGTATTCATTTGCCTTTTTCGGCTGCGCTTTCACGCACAAGCACTCGAGACGCAAGTTATGTAGCTCGATACAGTCTGCATtgcctgcagcgtgcatttgTAACCACATTTCTGATTGGTCAATGATATTCTCCGAACAGAGCCGTCTTCACCGCAAGTTTATAGCACGTGACATCACGACGGCCAACAAAGCCCCAAGCGTGGTGGGAGCCGATTGCCGCACGGACACCTGGCTCCGGATCCCTTGTGCACGTAGACATTGATTACATACTTTGACGGTAGACATGTTTACGGAGAGAAATTAGCAGCAACCGCCTTTATTACCGGTGCCAGAGCGCGCTGAGATACCAGAGAGAGAGGTGTTCCCCGCCTGTGCGCCTGGCGCATTCGAGGTGATGCCTTGGTCAACGAGATGGTCCTTGACCTGCTGTGCGAGTTTAAAAAATGCCTCGTCCACGTTCGTGTTCGACTTAGCCGATGTCTCGACGTATTCCATGCCGagctcctcggcaagctgcttgcctTGTTCGAAAGTAACGACCTGTGTTGGTCAGCGTCCGCGCACAACAATCAACGCACCCGCTTCTCCTCCCAATCGGCCTTGTTGCCGACAAGAattttgcgcacgccgtcgcTTGCGTGTTGCTCGACGTCCTTGTACCAATTTCGGATATCTACCATGAGCTTATGCATAAAGAAAGGACGTACCCGCAAAACTCTTCTCATCGGTCACGTCAAACACAAGAAGAATACCCATCGCCCCGCGGTAGTATGCGGTCGTGATCGTGCGGAACCGCTCTTGGCCAGCAGTGTCCCACTAAGAGATGTGTTAGTACCAAACATCATGCGTTGCCGTTTCGGCGTACGTACAATCTGGAGTTTGACGCGCTTGCCATCCACGTCGATGGTTCGGATTTTAAAATCGATTCCAATAGTAGTAATGAACGACGGTGTCCATGCATCATCGCAAAAACGCAGCAAAAGACATGATTTACCGACACCTGAAGGATGCGTCAGTCAAAGCGTAAAAACGTACCAGAATCTCCAATAAGCAGTAGTTTCACAAGCAAATCATAGTGAGGTTGCGGCATGATGGAAGCGTTGCAATCAAAGAAGCGATACGGAGCACGAATGTGGGGCGACCTTGCGCCCCGCTCATACGCATCTGTCACGTGACTCGTGTGGGCACTGCGAGCCTAGACCAGCGCGGTAGGACGCGTGGGGTGGACAGTGAGCGGTTGCAATCGTGCTTGTGGCGCCTGTGGGAAATGCGTTTGCGGAACATGCTTTGTGGTTTACTTTGCCGGCGGGTGTGCGCGGCATGATTTTCTGAAATTGGGCAAATATGGCGAATTGCCTAACGTGTGGAGCACCGTTGATTTCTTAGCAGTTGATTTCAACCACCATGCTGCGTCGAGCCAAGGTGCCTGTCAGGCTGGAGCATGTGTGCATGATGCGCACATCTACCTTGTATACCCCTATGCGTAATTTATCGACACCATCCGAAAAGCCATCGGATCGGATAGAGAAGAACGTCGCGCCGGATGCGGCAAAAGGAGCGCCGTCGCCAGGTTTTGGCGAGCCCGAGGAGCGATCCTTTACATCCTCGACCACGAAAGCGGCAGAAGCGATGAACAAACAGCCATTGCCGTACCTGTCGCGCCCCCTAGGCGTTCAGCAGCGTCCCAGCTCGGAGCGCGTGACATGGGCCGACCGCAAAGCAGAATGGTTCAACACGGATAAACGCTTGGAACGACGAAAAGTGATGTGTGTACTGCTCAGAAACTGACACCCAGGATCAAGGAAGCCTCGCAAGGCTACTTTCATGACTTTCATGCGATCCGCTCCCACGGAGGCAAGACATGGCGCAGTCCCAATACCATGATCCGCCACGACGTGCGTAATGCCAACAAACTTACCTGCAGAAAGCGCTGTACTTTCCGGACATGGAAGGAACTTGCCTAGCAGACAAATCGAAGAAGCATACCGCCGATATGCTATGCAATAAGGTATCAATTGTTGCCATTGTCACTTCCAAAATTTCCGAAGAGCATACCCGCAGCTTTTACGAGgcgtcgctcgcgcgcttcagCGACGATCCCAACTTCCAGCTGGTCCAAGTGTGTATTGCGCATTATTGACCGCAGATCAACCTACAGGAGAACGTGCTCAAAGCCTATTTGCTTTCCCTGTTTCtgtcgtcgctgcgcaagcaggtaCCTGTGAAGCTACAGGAGACGTACCTGCTGAGCGGCCAGAGCATGGAGATGCTACACGAGCCTATGGGACTGCACAACAAGCACGTCGGCTACACCTATCTCGTAGGCCCCGACGAAAAGATACGCTGGGCTGGCAGCGCGTTCGCCGAGCCCGAcgaatcgcgcgcgctcatagcatgcgctgctgtcCTGCTCGATCGACTCGCTGGACGAACGCCCCGCCATCGTACATAGCCCACGTGACCCAGTACTTTTTTGCCGCACCGCTGCTGCACCTTTAtggagcgcgtgcagtACTCGCTGGAGCGGTCGCTTCCCCAGCTCAAGCTCCTTGATGAACAAGGGCTACTTTCCAAGGAAGAGCTTCGCTCAATCTCGTCGCAACGACAGGGATTTGAGGCGCGGCTTATTCGCCGGAAGCCCGCCAAAAGAGACTTTGAGCGGTACTTGGCGTTTGAGACAGACTTGAACGACCTGATTcttttgcgtgcgcgtgcgcgttCGCGCTTGGCTGCCGAGCAGATACGCAAACACGGAGGCGATAacagcaaggcgcgcttgcttcCGCGCAACTTTTTCGGCCGCCAGGCAGCGAGCCATtttgcgcagtgcatttCGGTTTACGAGCGCATGGTGCGCAAATTCCGCTACGACGTGGACTGCTGGTCTGCATACCTTGCAtgggcgcgcagcaaaaagaTGCGCGTGGTTGCAGGGCGTGTGTATGCACGGTACGTGAATGGCGTGGCGCGATCTGACCTACAGTGCCCTGGCGATGCATCCCAGCAACGTCGCTCTCTGGCTTTCCGCCGCTGATTATGAACTGAATAGCAATGCGGATACaactgcagcgcgtgcactgctgcagcgtggcTTGCGTATGAATCCCCTGGTCGATGCGGACGCTATATCCGCACAAGCAGCCCAGGACGCACGGGGTCCCAAAGTCCGGCGTacagcgcgtggcgctgtacgtgccgtgcgcgatcctgggctgctgcgctgggaGCTGACCGAGTATGAGCATGGCGTGCTTCGCCTTTGGGTCGAGTATTTTCGCATGGAACTTGTGTTTAtggagcgcttgcgccgcagatgGCGTATCTTGGGCCTCGACAGCGgaagcggcgatgcgcccgTTCCTCAAggcggcgatgcattcACTACAGCGCGCGCTACAGCGCATACGGTTGCACCTGAGGATCACGGCGTGGGAGAGGAGGAAGGGGAGGAGGTAGAAGCAGACGTGGAGCAAGACGttccgccggcgccggcgccggcgccaaaCGACAAGGACGAGTTTGCAacggagcgcgtcgcgccaaaCCAAGGCATTGAGGTCCCTGAAGGGCACAAGCAAATCATGGACGGCACGATACCCCTGGTCTTGCtggccaatgcgcgcaaatcgctACCGCCTACGGTGCAGCTCTACTTT encodes the following:
- the VPS11 gene encoding Vacuolar protein sorting-associated protein 11 (EggNog:ENOG503NV9U; COG:U; BUSCO:EOG09260FZZ; TransMembrane:1 (i434-453o)), which encodes MSTSSRSLSKYSDTILTSWHNFSFFESRPAALDSEQAMLPVQLQTIADRVVCVEYVAPRPDTWPGRRGALVFGTDDGYIYVMDAHTYTEIATWHAHGTLCAANVTGDGLGVISVGTDGEDTPYELCVWMIRRKESGTYSPTLTAQGRLHDARSKLCVLEVHPQLDFIAAGFEDGKVLLIRDVALTGKDTAQDLLRIKVARDATLVDEPAEGAELPDTITGLAFTDELVQKHGSTHRTVHLLIATVSKTLRYTALGSSANTAPTLIDTTGSPPGCAIKFLACSDEALNVQSADESISSPLSYKMVLARDEAIYLVGAQGREASIALEGPKSRVYALHGQLVVLSTPGQSHTSTIGGDRPLVFDARGTKTHQLTQVTVFDLDTKCVTYTALFGAGVKTLWTSNTTGSDSASFFSVVTHAAQKFQFQEKSLQEKLEYLFRMHLYLLAVPFLCASVARFPRVQLPVLASSAVILPAVQHERRVASSLTMLIADVYRRYGDYLYAKGDFEGAVLQFIKTIGVVPPSYVVRKFLDAQRLQFLTRYLQALHTSGLANADHTTLLLNCYTKLGDTDALDRFLTATDTEALAFDVPVAISVCRRSGFIDQAAYLAKTHKCHEAYLSIQLRDKHNAAEAIDYLQALAPPQAEYYVQQYAHVLLNALPAETTELLIKLYTRAEWRSPAPLFSSFVGHPTMLVHFLETLAALRWDRKVLDVPSTPSDAAAAPTDNDETLVFHTLLELYLSSGAYQKALYLLQQPSQFPYVPTHAMLLCATQSFTQGLLFLYERLGMIDALFQHWIDASHAAKDDAARNEATRGVLLALERFGDAHPHLYITVLQYLASSSAILDQHCEEFGDVLEHIDEHNLLSPPEVVQLVSATDVVPMGMISAYLMRHIRNEHAEVDSLEKLTVSYQTETASKLDELEALTSNTAPRVFQNHRCGLCHGTLDLPNVHFMCKHSFHQRCLPGGEAGRECPLCAQKYDTMREVQQDNALYEDHEILLSQVHAADDGFDVIADMFSKGLLGRP
- a CDS encoding uncharacterized protein (SECRETED:SignalP(1-20); EggNog:ENOG503PM6V) produces the protein MVKLSTPLAILAIAIAGVAAQGPASSGGSAAAPSPAADSKAAPASSAQPTSAPPKQGGDNNDNGGDSKDSNSDVCSMLYNTDEAYKCTASSTQVPPFNLPSLLNFFIGKYSSGPKGYPVSEVADELAGSVLTYYPTVTVSSSAIQMAFYKGLIQSIRAQGNDDFTPQDDEDIPKETADQLEGMGVNMHDAATKNTAVQVAALGLAGLIAGAVLL
- the SEC4 gene encoding GTP-binding protein (COG:U; EggNog:ENOG503NXRR); this encodes MPQPHYDLLVKLLLIGDSGVGKSCLLLRFCDDAWTPSFITTIGIDFKIRTIDVDGKRVKLQIWDTAGQERFRTITTAYYRGAMGILLVFDVTDEKSFADIRNWYKDVEQHASDGVRKILVGNKADWEEKRVVTFEQGKQLAEELGMEYVETSAKSNTNVDEAFFKLAQQVKDHLVDQGITSNAPGAQAGNTSLSGISARSGTGNKGGCC
- the ATP10 gene encoding Mitochondrial ATPase complex subunit atp10 (COG:O; BUSCO:EOG09263UN3; EggNog:ENOG503NY67); the protein is MLRRAKVPVRLEHVCMMRTSTLYTPMRNLSTPSEKPSDRIEKNVAPDAAKGAPSPGFGEPEERSFTSSTTKAAEAMNKQPLPYLSRPLGVQQRPSSERVTWADRKAEWFNTDKRLERRKVMIKEASQGYFHDFHAIRSHGGKTWRSPNTMIRHDVQHTRSFYEASLARFSDDPNFQLVQINLQENVLKAYLLSLFLSSLRKQVPVKLQETYLLSGQSMEMLHEPMGLHNKHVGYTYLVGPDEKIRWAGSAFAEPDESRALIACAAVLLDRLAGRTPRHRT